CGTCCAGCTTGAGGAGACTATAAGGTTTGGTCTCCTTATCAGACAGCATCAGTGTATTATTACTGTAGAGTAGCAGAATCAGACGCCTTTTAAAAGGACATGTTTACATTGTGGTCCCTGCTGTCTATACATGACTAGCAGCAATTGTCTTTCATCTCTAAACAACAGGACAGATAGtattagtaaaaaaaattatgTCTAACCTGTATAGAGGTGGTTAGACTGCTCAGCTTCTATTGTTATAGTCTGGCTTTTGGTTATTAGCAGACAAAGTCAGTGAGGGTGTGTCAAGGAAATGTGTATCACATGAATGACTCAGCAACATAGAAGTCTACTACAGTACCTTAAAAAGCCGTTTGCCAAAGGCTCGTTGTCACAATATGTTCTATTGCATTTATAGCTATACATTTCAGTgctaaataatatatatttattgttacCGACTATCTCTGACCACCACTTTATCATACACTACTTTTAGACTTCAAACTTGGCTATGGATTAGTTGTACTTAGTCAAAAAGATTATTTTTATAACAGACAATCACAAGCCACTTGTTAATCTACCAGTTTGTATTGTGAGGACATGTATCGTATCTTTCAGTTCCAGTCAGTTACAACACAATCGGTTGTTGTCCTCGACATTTTCAACTCTCTAAGAGACCGGCCACCCAGTGAATACCCCCATAGAAAGGTCTAGTGTGTTCCATTACCATTTCCCTCACAGAGAATATCAGGTGACAGTCTTTGAGTCGTGTTTTCACTGCAGCGTTGTTCCCTTCACTTGGTTGGTTCTCTCAAGACTACAGTTGTGTAGCAACATGCACAGGTTAGTCACAGCCACGGAAATATGTGATTTGAAACAAAAGGTTCAATGTAAACACTATCAAATCTATTAACAACACACCAAAGTATCAGTctaatgaaaaaaaatgtttgtttctatAAATTTACACACATATCTGGTCAATACATTTCAACAAATTCTGATTTTAGCTAGAGAGGAAGACGTTTGGTGGTGGCATTGTGCAATAAACAGGCACTGATACCATAAAACTTTTATTATTGAATAATAATGTGACATCTACTTTGTAGTCATCTGTGCAAACGTTTCACTGGACTGATTTCTTATAAATAATGGGACATGTGCACTTATTTACAATCTCCTCACAACAGTGATAAGACAGCTTCTGAAAATGAAGCCCAAAAATAATATATGCAGTCGTATCAAACTAAACAGTCGGATAACCCAGCACAAGAACTTCAGCAGGGCTTTCAGAGAAACTGACACTGTGGACCAAAGAGCAGATGTGTTCTGGAGAAACTTTCCAACAGTGACGAGACATGTATTGCACTATTTTAGCTATAAAGCCACTTGTCTCAACATAAATGAGGCAGAACTATttggaaagacacacacaagacTAGCTGTTAAGCACTGCATTTTCAAAGTGCTTGTGCCGTTAATCGTAATTTATATTGCATTAGAGTTTTTTTGTATGAATTGTATGTGGTAccatttaataattataaaatccCCAAAAAGGAAGGCCATCATGCATGTACAAAAGGcataaacaaaagtaaatgtccacacataaataaatcaaactcaTTGTGGTACAGTTACCCAAGCTTAGACTATACATTTAGTTGAGTATGGAGTTTTATCTAAGAGATGTATCCTTCTaagatcttttcttttttttttaggaaataAATTAGAAGACACCGGGAGGCAGCTGCCATATGAATTTAACAAAAAGGAGAGTGTTGCTGAGAACATGAGTTCCCATAAAGACATGTTTCACTGTAAGCCTGAACACTCACTTATTATCTTACTCATTTGTCTACATTTCCGTACCATCTATCAAAAATATAAAAGTAGAGCAGCCCAACTTTTACAGTAGCAGCCTTCAAAGGCTCACCGAGAGGCTCAGAAAGGAAAGGAGTGAATATGGGAGAATCAAACATGCCTCCCAGGCGATACAAAGTTTACAGGTTGATGGGGAGTGTGGGTGAACCAAGGCCCTCTTCCAGCCATGGTACAGAAGAGGGGGTGCAGCGCTGAGCTGTGCGCCGATGTATGCGGCGAAGGCGGAGTAAGTACAGCATAATAGACAGAAACACGATGAAAAAACAAGCTAGGAATAAATAGTGATTGTTGACAAATGAAAAGCTGTGCCGCCAGTGAGAGTGCACTCCTTTCAGACTTTCCTGCTGGATGTCCCTAAATGAGAAGAAATTAGACTTAGAACAAGGGCAGACTGGTTTGATGGAAGATCTAATAAGAATCCTGAACTACAGTTCTTGTGTTTTCCTTATGCATATAGaacagtgatggagcagcttGAACCTGTGCAACTAGGAACCTGTCGATTGTTTTATATCAGTTTTATATCTTTTATTAGTGTCGCCATGCAAAATACTGAGAGTTATGTTTTAGACCAATAACTTTTCTAATCATTCATTTTTCCTGCTGTGAAATGCCTTAAAAAAAGCAGACGACCAATCCACACTTACATGTTTAAAATAGTTCAAATCTTCAACTACAGCGCTAAAGTACAAGTATTATGTCCAATTACGCTAAAGAATATTTTAccttattattaatatttttactgGCAGATATAAGTAAATGAGAACAGGATACATGTAAGGGAAAAATCTTACCTCAAAGGAAGAAAGCGTGTTCTGTAAAGAATAGCTCCAAGAGTCCACTGGACCTCTTTATCATAGACCAGTAAAGCAGTCTTAAGGCTTTTATAATTGGCAGGGAAAGAGAAGCCTGAGTGCAACACTTCATACATCCATGCTGATTTAAAACACTggtacctgcagacacaaacacagagccacTGATATTAATGCTGACTAAAGTAGCGAAACTCTTTTTGGTATTTGCCAAGAGGCAACTTCAACAGTGCGATGACCCTGTGACTTACTTCAGTCTGTGGAGATCCGTGTGTGATGCATACAAGCCAGAGTCAAAGCGTTCCCTCAGAGTCTTCCACTGGGTGGCACAGTAACTCTGGAAATgttcaacaacaacatcacaaagGTTTCCAGTGATAGGAcaataatgaacagaacagaaaccaaTGACTGTGTTATTGAAACAACAGTGGCATTACTTAGGTCAGTGCTTCctcatttttttctgttacgCCTCCCCTAGGATATTTCCTTGTCTTAGCTTTTGGGAGACTTTGTTTGTCTTATTAccaccgtctctctccaccttTCTTTGCATCCCTGTTAAATATTTCTCCATGGTTTCTCTTAAGGGTTTGCTATCTGCACTTCATAGCTCTTGCTCTGTGGGTTTTGTGCGCTTGTttagtgcaaaaaaaaaaaaaagggtcaCATGCACCTCCTCAGGCATTGCACCGAGCCCCCCCCAGAGGGGTGCGCCCCACTATGCGAGAAGTACTGACTCAAATCAATAAACAATCAATTTTGTCAATATATAACAGCTATACATATGAAGGACATAATTATCTAAAATCAGCCATCCTTATAAAAGGGTCTCTGGACAGGTTGCTAGATTTACCATCCATCCAAAGACAACCGTTGACTCTGACACTCACACCTTTGGCCAAGTTAGAATTACAAATTAAGAAGACATTATGTCTTTGTTGTAAAATACAACCAAGAGAAGGTGAGGGAGTCTAAAAATAATTACTCATaacaaaaaaatagaaaacagcaTAATGGTCTTGAACACAGCAGACTAAAATTAACTAGTTTCCTATTCAGCATATATCTAGCATagtggtgtgtgttttgttgggACATTTACCTTTGCAGCCTGAGCATATTTGGATGCATTATAATCCCCACCCATACGCAGCACGTCCTCAGTGCAGTAGTAGAACTCAGAGAAGCCGTAGAACTGACTGTTGCTGTAGTCAATAGCTGGCTGGTAGACTCCACTGAGGGATGTGTGGCTCTCACTGGTGCGGTTGAGGAATGGCTGGAGGATCTGTCTACAATGGTCAAAGTCTCCACTGCCTCTCAGATGCAGCTTCTGTGGAGCTGGACCAATCTCATCCTGCAAGTCTGTTGGTAGACAAGGGTCTAGAAGAGGAGACTCTGGTGTTTCACCAACATGCTGACCAAAgagcctaaaaaaaaaaaaagaaatttttttttgtgttcttacatttaaaaagattttttttaaatatataggTCTTATATATCTTACTTGTTTCGAGCGGCAGTATTCCTGAGGAGGCTCTCTTCATATCTATGGCGTGCTGCATTTCCTCCAAAACCAAGGAAGGTTGACACATATACTCGATAAACATGCTCTGTGCGATGTGCATCACACCCCAAGTTGAACTCAGCCAATAGGTTCTTAGCAACTTCctcctaaaaaaacaaacaaacatacatcAGCCTGGGGACGAAGGTTCATACATATATGCACATGCAAATATGTATGTTTTTAACACACTGATGGTCAAATGCTCAAAGTACAGTATTGCAACATAATGGTAAAGCGGTATTTTGTTGTGTAGTTTAAGGTAAAACAAAATATGATATAACAAAGTGAGACCAAAACAAATTTAGCAGAACATAATGTAAAAAACAATGAGTGCAAAGGTATAAGCAGAAAATACCAAACATGCTAATGTACGTAAAAACCCCTCAAGGCAGAATCAAAATTCTGGACAAAGCTGACCATTTTTTGAGGGTCCCTACATAAATCGCTTGCTGTATTAAGATTTAAATCCTGAGTCATGCAGCAGGTTCACAGTATGCATACAATACTGGTGAATGGAGGGCAGATCATCTCCACAGGCCAAATATGGTGCAAACAGGTTTAATCGAAGAATGACAGACATTAaaaggagggagaaaaacaaaggatGAGTGACAAAAGCCAAAGACAGCACAAAAAAAGAATTGTTTGTGGATAATAACCTGCTGTGGAGAAGCAAAGCTTACAGTTTTGGGCACTTCGTATGCGATCTGTGTGGAAACCCCACCCATGTCCAAGACACCAGCAGTCCTTTTCCTCACTAGCGCCTCCTGCTGATCGCTGCCTAGGACATTTACCTCCACTACAGCTTCACCATCTAGTAACATTTAGAAGGAAAGAAGTGGAACACATGAGGTAGGCATATCATGCAGTTCCCAGAAACCCATTTTATTATAGTACACTATCTTGGATGCTTACCATTGTGTACATGATCAAACCTTCCAAGTACAAAGTTGATTCCAATCCATGCATAGACACCTACAAAGTAAGAGTTTGGAGTTTTTAAATAACGTTTTATCAATCAATGCTGAACTGTCTGGATTCAAATATAAGTCTAAAATACTTTAAACTTTTTAACCTTCCTGCTTTCCAGATATTACTTCCACATGTGAATCAGAGAAGAGGAAGTTGAAGTGGACAGGGATGTCTGTGCGCAGATCCTCCAAAAGTGCTTCTTGTTGACtaagaaaaaacaaattacaTCATGAACGGTAATAGATTTCTGGATTACAAAGCATTATGTCAGTTCTGGTTTAACCCAATCTGAACATATCATAGTTACCCTATGACATTACCTTACAGGTAGAACTCTCATTCCAGCTGTGCACAGGATGTACAAGGGTGTTTCTTGGTGCTTGTTTTTGGGAATATGTTGGGCTGCAAAGCTTAGTAGTGGGTAAATATAATCACTAGCTTTCTCTGGAGTTTTAGCCAATTCAGAAATACCTACCAAATAGAAAGAGTGAATAAATAACAGTCTGAGTTATAGTTGCCAGCTGGTCACATCACATCTCAATAACTTGATCAGTGGGGTCAGACCTTAAGAATCTTACCTGGTTTGATCTTCATGACAACTGGCTTGCGGTTCTGATCTCGCATTTGCCGAATGTCTAGCAGTTCATGGGGATTACCATTGTGACGAGGCCAGCAGTACACAAATACTCttgagccgctgctgccgcaATCAACCACCAGGCCATAGTTCAGGTTGGGATTGCTTGTGTCTGTTGCATCCACATCTGTCACCCTTGCCAGGTGCCTTTTGAACAGCACAGAAGTGTTGTTACTCATTACACAGTTTGGGTTGATTATAGGATAAGAACTTAGACAACAGCTTCAATTTTACCTGTGGAAATGATTTTcatttccagtccagtttgcaTATCCCTTTCCACTGACAAGAAGTATATACAGAAGTCCTATGAGGCAAAGTACCAGGCCACTGAAGAGCAGCTGTCTGATTGAAGGTATCAGGAGCCGAGGCAGAACCTGGGTTGACAGGCTGAAATGCCACGATGCAGGAAAAAGGCACGAACAGCTGATTCTGTCAACAGATATAAGAGGGAAACACTTAATGATCTGACaacgaagtgtgtgtgtgtgtgtgccatcaAAACAAACTAACCTTCCCATGGCGCAGATTGTCTTCAATGTGTTGGTTAATTCGACCTAAATCATTCCTTAGTCGTTTGAAGGAATGGAATGTCACTTATTCCACATCTCCGTCTCGTTGTCCAGACTTATCATGACCTGTTCCAACAAAACATGTTAATGTTACTTGGCTAACAGCTGGAAGGCAACTTCTAAACTGTCCATCGGGTGACCGGCCTACCACATACGACTAGTGCTGACAATTAGCGGAAGCTGTAATACACAGACGTAATGTAAATAGCATGTAAACGGGAATTAAACAAAATCGCCGGAAAGTACTGTTACGTTGTGAAGCTGTTATCGTTAGCTAGCGCCAATGTGTTTAGCCATGGAAGCGGGCTGAAATAAACTATCCTGAAACGTTTTACAAACCTTTACCGTAAACACAGTACGGTTAAGCATTACACCCTTTTAATACCTACGTTAAAGTGCCCATTTTCATGAAAAGTTGACGTTTCCGTGCGGCTACAAGCTAACCGCTACGCAAGCGTGGGACACGTCTCCTGTGAGTGACGTGGTTGACTCGTCGGCGGTGTGTTGGATTTTCACTTCCACGTTACCCGGATAACAAGAAACAAGGTAAAAACCCAAACCGCCCAACATCACTCGTCTGCTTCTAATTGTGAGCTGTAAACTGGGTCGGGGCGCATTATCGCCACCTACTGACTGGAATGTAAATCAACATTCAACATTACTATTACATTTATTCAGAACTTTAATTTCTTCCAGAGCTAAAGTGACTGTTTCTGTGAGGCATAAAAACAACATTACATATTATTAAAGTACaaaaattttaaatgttatttgtttgaGATCATGTCAAGAAATACACTTGAATTTAGATTGCCTTGACATCACCATAATTTTGTTCAGTCTGATTTTCCCCAAACTGAATCTGCCGTTaaacgtttgtttgtttgttttgctgcttcttCCTAGTCCCCTCTAaacagagcaacaacaacagtccagataataaagtttttctttaaaataaaaatacaattataTAATACATAAAAAACGTAACTGtctatattaattattaattacaaTTGCTTGTAAATGTATAACTATAGTGTATTAAAAGGAAACATAATACACAGCACCCAGTTTCTCCTTGATTGACAAAAGGCTCTTTagtaataaaaactaaaatgttgttgtttatataaatgtaaacaatattGCTGTTACTTGCAAATATGACTTGCACCTGTTACAATATTAGAAAACGCTATATCTGTAATCAGACAAACTGAGACACCAATGCACTTATTCCTCAATCCCACTACACCCAGACCACATGGACTTTACTGAACCTCCTGCAGTCCAGCCACTCCTTCTGACTGATCTGCCAGCAGTAACTCACGTCTACAGACTTCAGTCTCTGACTCCGTTGCATTATACTTTTCACTGTCACCATCTTCACATCTGAGCGTGGCAGGCCAATGTGCTGTAGACGTCCTAGTGGCACGGGAGCCGGGTCAGTGGCATCTGGGAGATTTAGGTCAACTACCTGCAGAACATCCTCTAAAACAGAGTCCAGCGGGCATGGCAGGGCGACCAGAGAAAGCTTCTCCAGCAAAGGTGATCCAGCCAGGAGACACTTTAGCACCTTTTTCAGGGCCATCCAGGACATAATGGGTTTCATCTGGCTGTGCTCATAGAAGAAACTGGAAACGCAGccacatgaaaaaaaacaaaggaaaggaAGATTATTATTTTGCTTTACTGTTCCACTACAAACATCATAGCTCTAACAGCAGTAGGAGGTCACATCACACATCATTATCTAGTGCATCTCTTACTTAAGTCTGAGAGAGCAGAGGTTAGGCAGTCGTGGATGATCCCGATCGTCCTGCTGATcccctccatcttcttcttccaCTTGCCTGCAAGGGGGCTCAGCAGAAATGTCTAGGTCTCTGAGTCTGGGACAGGCCTGCATCACTTCTAGCAGAGGGGTGTGAGGGCTGGTTTTCACCCCCTCCAGGGTGAGAGAGGCCAGCGAGGACCCTGACACTTTCAAGGCAGGAAGGAGACGCAAAAGAGGGCCTGAGAACTGTACTGAGAGGTACCGCAACTGACCGGACCAAGTCTGAAGGCCTGCAGCCAACAGAGAGCCCAGGCCTGCTCCTCTAGTCTCTTCTTCACCATCAATGTTGATGGACATTGACATGAGGTCCGGACATAAATGACCTAAACTATCAAGAGAATCACAAGTCAACCCCCTCACATCTTTAAGGTGCAGAGTTATGCATTCATCATCTGGCTGTGACAGAACTCCTTTCCTCTTTTGCTCTGCTTGGTTACTTCTACTAGCAGCTTCTTCAATGTCAAAACTATTCTCCCCCCACAATAAcagaccttcctcctcctcatcatcttcttctttttctgctgATGCTTCCTCTATGTTCTTGCTCAAACTATTCACTCGCAGATTgcgtctcctctccctccacacCTCCTCTAGC
Above is a window of Betta splendens chromosome 9, fBetSpl5.4, whole genome shotgun sequence DNA encoding:
- the entpd4 gene encoding ectonucleoside triphosphate diphosphohydrolase 4 isoform X2, producing MGRISCSCLFPASWHFSLSTQVLPRLLIPSIRQLLFSGLVLCLIGLLYILLVSGKGYANWTGNENHFHRHLARVTDVDATDTSNPNLNYGLVVDCGSSGSRVFVYCWPRHNGNPHELLDIRQMRDQNRKPVVMKIKPGISELAKTPEKASDYIYPLLSFAAQHIPKNKHQETPLYILCTAGMRVLPVSQQEALLEDLRTDIPVHFNFLFSDSHVEVISGKQEGVYAWIGINFVLGRFDHVHNDGEAVVEVNVLGSDQQEALVRKRTAGVLDMGGVSTQIAYEVPKTVSFASPQQEEVAKNLLAEFNLGCDAHRTEHVYRVYVSTFLGFGGNAARHRYEESLLRNTAARNKLFGQHVGETPESPLLDPCLPTDLQDEIGPAPQKLHLRGSGDFDHCRQILQPFLNRTSESHTSLSGVYQPAIDYSNSQFYGFSEFYYCTEDVLRMGGDYNASKYAQAAKSYCATQWKTLRERFDSGLYASHTDLHRLKYQCFKSAWMYEVLHSGFSFPANYKSLKTALLVYDKEVQWTLGAILYRTRFLPLRDIQQESLKGVHSHWRHSFSFVNNHYLFLACFFIVFLSIMLYLLRLRRIHRRTAQRCTPSSVPWLEEGLGSPTLPINL
- the entpd4 gene encoding ectonucleoside triphosphate diphosphohydrolase 4 isoform X1, coding for MGRISCSCLFPASWHFSLSTQVLPRLLIPSIRQLLFSGLVLCLIGLLYILLVSGKGYANWTGNENHFHRHLARVTDVDATDTSNPNLNYGLVVDCGSSGSRVFVYCWPRHNGNPHELLDIRQMRDQNRKPVVMKIKPGISELAKTPEKASDYIYPLLSFAAQHIPKNKHQETPLYILCTAGMRVLPVSQQEALLEDLRTDIPVHFNFLFSDSHVEVISGKQEGVYAWIGINFVLGRFDHVHNDGEAVVEVNVLGSDQQEALVRKRTAGVLDMGGVSTQIAYEVPKTMICPPFTSIEEVAKNLLAEFNLGCDAHRTEHVYRVYVSTFLGFGGNAARHRYEESLLRNTAARNKLFGQHVGETPESPLLDPCLPTDLQDEIGPAPQKLHLRGSGDFDHCRQILQPFLNRTSESHTSLSGVYQPAIDYSNSQFYGFSEFYYCTEDVLRMGGDYNASKYAQAAKSYCATQWKTLRERFDSGLYASHTDLHRLKYQCFKSAWMYEVLHSGFSFPANYKSLKTALLVYDKEVQWTLGAILYRTRFLPLRDIQQESLKGVHSHWRHSFSFVNNHYLFLACFFIVFLSIMLYLLRLRRIHRRTAQRCTPSSVPWLEEGLGSPTLPINL
- the entpd4 gene encoding ectonucleoside triphosphate diphosphohydrolase 4 isoform X3, translated to MGRISCSCLFPASWHFSLSTQVLPRLLIPSIRQLLFSGLVLCLIGLLYILLVSGKGYANWTGNENHFHRHLARVTDVDATDTSNPNLNYGLVVDCGSSGSRVFVYCWPRHNGNPHELLDIRQMRDQNRKPVVMKIKPGISELAKTPEKASDYIYPLLSFAAQHIPKNKHQETPLYILCTAGMRVLPVSQQEALLEDLRTDIPVHFNFLFSDSHVEVISGKQEGVYAWIGINFVLGRFDHVHNDGEAVVEVNVLGSDQQEALVRKRTAGVLDMGGVSTQIAYEVPKTEEVAKNLLAEFNLGCDAHRTEHVYRVYVSTFLGFGGNAARHRYEESLLRNTAARNKLFGQHVGETPESPLLDPCLPTDLQDEIGPAPQKLHLRGSGDFDHCRQILQPFLNRTSESHTSLSGVYQPAIDYSNSQFYGFSEFYYCTEDVLRMGGDYNASKYAQAAKSYCATQWKTLRERFDSGLYASHTDLHRLKYQCFKSAWMYEVLHSGFSFPANYKSLKTALLVYDKEVQWTLGAILYRTRFLPLRDIQQESLKGVHSHWRHSFSFVNNHYLFLACFFIVFLSIMLYLLRLRRIHRRTAQRCTPSSVPWLEEGLGSPTLPINL
- the si:ch211-214j8.12 gene encoding uncharacterized protein si:ch211-214j8.12, encoding MPLFRACSGPKLVPGRRRIRRAKWTGRVRKTEEDGSVPPLTRLCLLSLADHMKDVWAKDYADNYLDQYSFRHIMGPFNLLPGDLVEELLQLLCSRQQLSRAALHLLLLPQLRSLSLHSCPGLVTSALCGHIVARCQGLWSLDLSGAQQLPAKALSETLCCLSNLRSLSLAGMPCDGFTIRTIARGCRLLRHLDVSRCHLISPAALLSLGGGAFCSSSCSHSNSQSHSSVFTPSSDPSSSSSIAPLSPLPLSSLLALDIGFGDQEKDPVAAAAYLLLSLPCLERIAIEGFTQACCLIRHREFSWTNEFADREGVPRLEEVWRERRRNLRVNSLSKNIEEASAEKEEDDEEEEGLLLWGENSFDIEEAASRSNQAEQKRKGVLSQPDDECITLHLKDVRGLTCDSLDSLGHLCPDLMSMSINIDGEEETRGAGLGSLLAAGLQTWSGQLRYLSVQFSGPLLRLLPALKVSGSSLASLTLEGVKTSPHTPLLEVMQACPRLRDLDISAEPPCRQVEEEDGGDQQDDRDHPRLPNLCSLRLNFFYEHSQMKPIMSWMALKKVLKCLLAGSPLLEKLSLVALPCPLDSVLEDVLQVVDLNLPDATDPAPVPLGRLQHIGLPRSDVKMVTVKSIMQRSQRLKSVDVSYCWQISQKEWLDCRRFSKVHVVWV